From a single Francisella halioticida genomic region:
- the cysS gene encoding cysteine--tRNA ligase: MIFYNSLSGKKEEFKPIEVSKIKMYACGVTVYDDCHIGHARTYIAFDVINRYFKYRGFDVTLVRNITDIDDKIIKRSNENKESTAELVDRNIKAMHDVFARLNILEPTREPRATETIPEMIAMIETLVDKEYAYQGSNGDVFYRVAKFADYGKLSKQNLEALQQSSRVDVVDEKEYPMDFVLWKMAKNGEPAWDSPWGAGRPGWHIECSAMSKKLLGETFDIHAGGSDLRFPHHENEIAQSEACNGCTFANYWLHSGMVKINAEKMSKSLNNFFTIVDVLEEYHPEVVRYFLASTVYRSEINYSKENLDNARASIERLFNALRDVEPIEVNLPDDASQYEEKFIKVMDNDFNTPEALAVLFSLAKKINILKATNKYKASGYAYLLRKLCNVLGILFTDIEEYFKQDDDVDDSEIEKLIAERTQAKKDKNYARADEIRNQLQEQGIILEDSVSGTTWKKG; the protein is encoded by the coding sequence ATGATTTTTTATAATTCCTTATCTGGAAAAAAAGAAGAGTTTAAGCCGATTGAGGTGAGTAAGATTAAAATGTATGCATGTGGTGTGACAGTTTATGATGATTGTCATATAGGTCATGCGAGGACTTATATAGCTTTTGATGTTATTAATAGATATTTTAAGTATCGTGGATTTGATGTTACATTGGTAAGAAATATTACTGATATTGATGACAAAATTATCAAAAGATCAAACGAGAATAAAGAATCTACCGCTGAGTTAGTTGATAGAAATATTAAAGCAATGCACGACGTTTTTGCAAGATTAAATATTCTTGAGCCAACCAGAGAGCCAAGGGCTACAGAGACGATTCCTGAGATGATAGCTATGATTGAAACACTTGTTGATAAAGAGTATGCATATCAAGGCTCGAATGGTGATGTTTTTTATCGAGTAGCTAAGTTTGCTGATTATGGTAAGCTAAGTAAGCAAAATCTTGAAGCATTACAACAAAGTTCAAGGGTTGATGTCGTTGATGAAAAAGAATATCCTATGGATTTCGTACTTTGGAAAATGGCAAAAAATGGTGAGCCTGCTTGGGATTCACCGTGGGGAGCTGGACGTCCAGGTTGGCATATTGAATGCTCTGCAATGTCAAAAAAGCTACTAGGTGAGACTTTTGATATTCATGCTGGTGGTTCTGATCTTAGATTTCCTCATCATGAGAATGAAATAGCTCAATCTGAGGCTTGTAATGGATGCACATTTGCTAATTATTGGCTTCATTCAGGTATGGTGAAAATTAATGCTGAGAAAATGTCTAAATCTTTAAATAATTTCTTTACAATAGTTGATGTATTAGAAGAGTATCATCCTGAAGTTGTCAGATATTTTTTGGCTTCTACGGTTTATAGAAGTGAGATTAATTACTCAAAGGAAAATCTTGATAATGCAAGAGCTTCTATCGAAAGATTATTTAATGCTCTAAGAGATGTTGAGCCTATTGAAGTAAACCTTCCTGATGATGCTAGTCAGTATGAAGAGAAATTTATAAAGGTGATGGATAATGATTTTAATACTCCAGAAGCATTAGCTGTTTTATTTAGCTTAGCTAAGAAAATAAATATTCTAAAGGCTACAAATAAGTATAAAGCTAGTGGATATGCGTATCTTTTACGCAAGCTTTGTAATGTATTAGGTATATTATTTACAGATATAGAAGAATATTTTAAGCAAGATGATGACGTTGATGATAGTGAGATTGAAAAACTCATTGCAGAAAGGACTCAAGCAAAAAAAGACAAAAATTATGCTAGGGCTGATGAAATTAGAAATCAGCTTCAAGAGCAAGGAATAATATTAGAAGATAGTGTATCTGGTACTACATGGAAAAAAGGTTAG